The following proteins come from a genomic window of Lycium ferocissimum isolate CSIRO_LF1 chromosome 4, AGI_CSIRO_Lferr_CH_V1, whole genome shotgun sequence:
- the LOC132052285 gene encoding uncharacterized protein LOC132052285 — MRLAGSEEVLPVADTSHFAYATVAKDSENSLLASCLRWILEIMIQFSTREASIKNWTYLSKKAYSLGSYFMSSLGILSPSPIINNVLPFSVTHSKYTDTYMLEWSTEKKPFCLYIGCAKKWECIHFHPLLS; from the exons ATG CGACTTGCTGGATCAGAGGAGGTCTTGCCTGTCGCTGACACCAGTCATTTTGCTTATGCTACTGTAGCCAAGGATAGTGAAAACTCTCTTCTAGCCTCTTGCTTAAG ATGGATATTGGAGATTATGATTCAGTTCAGCACGAGAGAGGCTTCCATCAAAAACTGGACTTACTTGTCAAAGAAAGCCTACAGTTTGGGCAGTTATTTTATGTCCTCCCTTGGTATTCTTTCTCCATCGCCAATTATAAATAACGTCTTACCATTCTCTGTTACGCATTCAAAATACACAGACACATATATGTTGGAGTGGAGTACAGAGAAAAAACCATTTTGTCTATACATTGGTTGTGCTAAAAAATGGGAGTGTATTCATTT